Sequence from the Egibacter rhizosphaerae genome:
AGGAGCACGGCGACGTCCGCGGCGTCGTAACACGGGGCGAGGTCCGGCAGCGGGCCCGCGAACGCGACCCGGTCGGGCGCGAGCGCGGCCGCGCGCTCGGCGAGCCGGGCCCGCGCGAGGCCATCGCCCACGATCAGCGCTTGCCACGCCGGCTCGCGGGCGACCGCCCCGAGCAGCGCGTCGATCCGGTGCTCCGGCGCGAGCGCGCCCACACTGAGAAGCACGGGGCGCTCGGGGTCGGGGTCGAGGCCGAACCGCCTGCGGGCAGCCTCCTGCGCGGCTGCGTCGGGCGGGACGACGTCGCGTGTGGTCACCCCCGACGGGATCATGGAGATGCGCCCCGAGGGGATGCCGACGGCGTTGACGAGCAGTTGGCGGGCCTCGGGCCACAGCACGCACACCCGCTGCACGTTGCCGAGCAGGACGCGCAGGCGCAGCCGCTGCTCCGGGGTGTCGATGCCCCGCAGGGCGTCCGCCGCCGAGCGGTAGATGATCGGGACCCCGACCCGGCTCCGAGCGGTGATCGTGGGGGAGAGCGTCGGGGCGCCGAAGGCGATCACGACGTCGGCCAGGCGCATCTCCGCCCGCAACGCCCGCAGCGTCTGCGGATGCCGCGGCAGGCGGCCGAGCGCCGGCACCGGCAGAGGCGGGGGATAGCCCCCGGCGGTGAGGGCGACCGAGCGCACGTCCCATCCCCGCTCGGCGAGCACGCGCTCGAGGCGCACCGCGAACAGTTGTGAGCCGCGCCGGTCGGTGTCGGTGAGGACCTGCAGGATGCGCGTCATCGTCACCTCGCTGGTGGTTGCTCGTGCGACGGGCCGGGGCCGCGGCCACGGGCCGGGCCACGGGTCCCGCGGGCTAACCGAATTCGACGTCTCCCGTGCCGAGCGACCAGGACTCGAGCGCGGGGGAAGCCTGCCCACCGATGAGGTCCCGCCACACCAGCGTGGGGCCGAGGCCCGGCGGGGCGAGCGCGGCGTCGAACGAGCCCGGCCGCGTGATCGCGAAGGCGTGGTCGGCGCCGGTCGCACGCAGGGCCAGGGTCGCGATCTCGGTGACCTCCTCCTCGGCGCCGGTGGGTGCGATCAGATCCTCGACGACGAGCTCGCGCGCGCGACCGCGCTGGCGGAGCCGGAAGACGAGCAGACCGTCCTGGATCCGCTCGCTGTAGCGCAGGACCCGGTAGTGCAGCCACTCGGGACCGTAGCGCCACTGCAGGAACGGCACGTCCCGACGGGTGGCGAGACCCGCCGACGCGGTGCTGTTGAGGAGCAGCTCGTGCACGGCGGTGGCGTCGGCCAGCACCTCGGCGGCGGGCACGCCGACGTCGGTCGGCAGCGGATGCCGTTCGGGAGCGGCGCGGCTACGCAGCGTCCGCAGCGCGCCACGCGCGGACCGCAGGCGGATCACGGCGGGCAGGCGGCCGACCTCCTCCCAGCCGGCCTGCCGGCAGGCCGCGAGGCGCTCGTCTCCGGCGACCCCGAACGCGAACCGCGCCTCGTCCCCCGTGAGCTGCGCGCACGCGTGTGCAACGAGGCGGTCGAGGATCCCCGCGCCCAGCGAGGGGTCGGCGGCGGCATCGGACACGCGCACCGCCGGGACGACCGCGTCCTCGTCGAGGAACTCCCACCGCTGGAACAGGCACACGCCGACGAGGTGCTCACCGGCCAGCGCGACCCAGCCGAGCGACGTGCCGAACGGGTTGTCCCGGTGCTTCCAGGCGAAGGAGCGGCGGCGCACCTCGTCGTCCGCGAGGCCGGTCGACGCCGCCAGCAGATCGAGGACCTGGGGCTCGTCGCTCTCGCGCAACTCGCGGACCACGATCTCGTCGGTCATCCCACCCCACTGTTGGCTGGCTCGCTCGCTCGGTCGCTGGCCCCCGCAGCATCACGGTGAACAGCCGTTCGCGCGAACCCGAGAAGCGGCCCGCACCCCGCGCACTCGGGCGCGCCGCGGTCCCGCTGTCAGCCGGCTTGGTCTGTTGGTACAGGTCCACGGAGATAACGGACTGGAAGTGGGGTACACTCTCCGTATGGGAACCGGTACCGACCGGCCCGGAAGGGGTCGGCCCGAATATCCCAGTTCGTGAACCGGGAAGCAGAGATCCAGAGGGCACCGACGGTCGCCCAGGACCCGCCTCATAGGCGGGCACCAGCCCTCTGGGGAGCGAATGGCGAGCCCGATCCGGTGGTTGGTCCCTCGTTCGCCGAGCGAACGAGCCGTGCCAGTGCCTAGCCACTCTTAGTGATCACGTTGTCGGCACGTGCGCTGCCGCCAACCCGGCTCCGACCCATCGATCTGACTGGTTCGCCGATGACCGCCGTCTTGGCTCCGTCCGCCGCCGACCTGGACCCCGGGACCGTCCGGCTCGATCCGCCCGACACCCGCCCTGCGCCCGTGTCCGACCGCCTGGCTGCGCCGACCCTGAGCCGGCCTTCGCTCGTCGCGCTGGTCCCCGCGCACAACGAGGCCGAGGGGATCACGTCGTCGATCGCGGCGCTGCAGCCCCAGGTCGACCGGCTCGTGGTCGTTGCCGACAACTGCACCGACGACACCGAGCGCCTCGCCGTGGCGCAAGGCGCCGAGGTCTTCGCCACCGTCGGCAACACCGCGAAGAAGGCGGGCGCGCTCAACCAGGCGTTGCGCCTGCGCTTCCGTCGCACCGCCGAGCGGCGCCGGCAGGAGGAGCGCGTGGCGCCCGAACGCGTGGCGGTCGAGCGCCGCGTGCGGGACCGGCGCGCGGCGTCCTCGGCGACATCGGACGCCTGCGACTACGTCCTCGTGCAGGACGCCGACAGCCTGCTCGACCCGTGGTGGGTCGAGTTGGCGCGGCGGACGATGGAGGAGGATCCGGGCCTCGGGGGCGTCGGCGGCGTTTTCCGCGGCAGCGACGACCCGGGCTTCGTCTGCATGCTCCAGCGCAACGAGTACGCCCGATACGCCCGCGATGTCGCCCGACTCAAGGGACGCGCGCTCGTGCTCACCGGCACAGCGTCGATGTTCTCCCGGAAGGTGCTCAACGAGGTCGTTGATGGTCGCGAGCGGGGCGTGTTGCCCTACGGCTCGGGGGAAGTCTACGACACGAAGGTGCTGACCGAGGACAACGAGTTGAGCCTCGCGATCATGCACCTCGGCTACCGCATCAAGTCCCCCAAGGACTGCACCCTCGTCACCGAGGTGATGCCGACCTGGCGGGAGCTCTACGGCCAGCGACTGCGCTGGAAGCGCGGGGCCATCGAGAACCTCGTCGACTACGGGATGACGCGGGTCACGTTCCGCTACTGGCTGCGGCAGGTCGTGACGCTGCTCGGGATCACCGTGACCGCGCTCTACCTCGGGGCGATCGTGTGGGTGCTCGTCATGGAGGGCTCGCTCACCCTCTACCCGATCTGGCTCGCGGTGACCGGCATCTTCATCGCCGAGCGGGTCATCACGGTCAGGGCGAGGGGTCCGCAGCAGATGCTCCTCGCCTCGGTGCTTCTCGTCGAGATGGTCTTCGACGTCTTCCTCCAAG
This genomic interval carries:
- a CDS encoding glycosyltransferase family 2 protein, yielding MTAVLAPSAADLDPGTVRLDPPDTRPAPVSDRLAAPTLSRPSLVALVPAHNEAEGITSSIAALQPQVDRLVVVADNCTDDTERLAVAQGAEVFATVGNTAKKAGALNQALRLRFRRTAERRRQEERVAPERVAVERRVRDRRAASSATSDACDYVLVQDADSLLDPWWVELARRTMEEDPGLGGVGGVFRGSDDPGFVCMLQRNEYARYARDVARLKGRALVLTGTASMFSRKVLNEVVDGRERGVLPYGSGEVYDTKVLTEDNELSLAIMHLGYRIKSPKDCTLVTEVMPTWRELYGQRLRWKRGAIENLVDYGMTRVTFRYWLRQVVTLLGITVTALYLGAIVWVLVMEGSLTLYPIWLAVTGIFIAERVITVRARGPQQMLLASVLLVEMVFDVFLQGVHLRAYVDSLLRTEKRW
- a CDS encoding GNAT family N-acetyltransferase, yielding MTDEIVVRELRESDEPQVLDLLAASTGLADDEVRRRSFAWKHRDNPFGTSLGWVALAGEHLVGVCLFQRWEFLDEDAVVPAVRVSDAAADPSLGAGILDRLVAHACAQLTGDEARFAFGVAGDERLAACRQAGWEEVGRLPAVIRLRSARGALRTLRSRAAPERHPLPTDVGVPAAEVLADATAVHELLLNSTASAGLATRRDVPFLQWRYGPEWLHYRVLRYSERIQDGLLVFRLRQRGRARELVVEDLIAPTGAEEEVTEIATLALRATGADHAFAITRPGSFDAALAPPGLGPTLVWRDLIGGQASPALESWSLGTGDVEFG
- a CDS encoding glycosyltransferase family 4 protein is translated as MTRILQVLTDTDRRGSQLFAVRLERVLAERGWDVRSVALTAGGYPPPLPVPALGRLPRHPQTLRALRAEMRLADVVIAFGAPTLSPTITARSRVGVPIIYRSAADALRGIDTPEQRLRLRVLLGNVQRVCVLWPEARQLLVNAVGIPSGRISMIPSGVTTRDVVPPDAAAQEAARRRFGLDPDPERPVLLSVGALAPEHRIDALLGAVAREPAWQALIVGDGLARARLAERAAALAPDRVAFAGPLPDLAPCYDAADVAVLLSDRGGTAGFLMEAGARGVPAVATDVGGLPWIVVDGVTGALVPVTPGVDAVRDGVRRVLDGHASMGLLARQQVEAWFDLETVAGEWEKLLADVGR